The following are encoded together in the Syngnathus typhle isolate RoL2023-S1 ecotype Sweden linkage group LG5, RoL_Styp_1.0, whole genome shotgun sequence genome:
- the LOC133153764 gene encoding ubiquitin-conjugating enzyme E2 L3 isoform X5: protein MAASRRLNKELDEIRKSGMKNFRNIQVDESNLLSWQGLIVPDNPPYDKGAFRIEIIFPTEYPFKPPKITFKTKIYHPNIDEKGQVCLPVISAENWKPATRTDQGGTVTTGYFLRRPHFSSGISKAPQLFEYNRHRTLVRHDEALGP from the exons GAACTTGACGAGATTCGCAAATCTGGAATGAAAAATTTCAGAAACATTCAAGTTGATGAATCAAACCTGTTGTCATGGCAAGGGCTCATTGTTCCT GATAACCCTCCCTATGACAAAGGCGCATTCAGGATTGAGATTATTTTCCCTACTGAGTACCCTTTCAAGCCTCCCAAGATCACCTTCAAAACAAAGATCTATCACCCCAACATTGATGAGAAGGGGCAGGTGTGTTTGCCTGTTATCAGTGCAGAGAACTGGAAGCCAGCCACCAGGACTGACCAAG gaggaactgttactaccggatactttttgaggaggcctcacttctcctcggggatctcaaaaGCACCTCAGCTATTTGAATAcaatcgtcaccgcacccttgtccgccacgacgaagcactaggtccctga